From Lycium ferocissimum isolate CSIRO_LF1 chromosome 12, AGI_CSIRO_Lferr_CH_V1, whole genome shotgun sequence, one genomic window encodes:
- the LOC132039359 gene encoding nodulin-26-like, giving the protein MASINSLASTNSSKNGIVADFSSMEEGKYGPVQTPMKELSSRGATFISASQKIIAEFVGTYIFIFVGCGSALVDRERKLTIVGMALAWGLSLMALIYTLGHVSGAHFNPAVTIAFSATRKLPLLHVPMYVLPQFLGSTLACLTLKVLFNHQDDILPTLTRYKSPVTDFEAIFWEFIMTLILMFVICGAATDDRANKEVAGVAIGVTLAFEVLIAGPITGASMNPARSLGPAIVSGVYKNQWVFVIAPILGAMTATGIYSLLRQPKQSTRV; this is encoded by the exons ATGGCCAGCATAAATTCTCTAGCGTCTACCAACTCATCAAAAAATGGAATTGTCGCTGATTTTTCCAGCATGGAAGAAGGAAAATATGGCCCTGTTCAGACTCCTATGAAGGAACTCTCAAGCAGAGGTGCAACTTTCATATCTGCCTCCCAAAAG ATTATAGCAGAGTTTGTGGGAACCTACATTTTCATATTTGTGGGTTGTGGATCAGCTCTTGTTGATCGAGAAAGGAAACTCACTATTGTCGGTATGGCATTGGCATGGGGGTTGTCACTGATGGCATTAATATACACTCTTGGTCACGTTTCTGGCGCCCATTTCAACCCCGCGGTCACAATTGCTTTTTCTGCAACTCGAAAACTACCACTACTGCAC GTGCCTATGTATGTATTACCTCAATTTTTGGGCTCTACACTtgcatgtctcaccttgaaagtgTTGTTTAATCATCAAGATGACATACTACCAACTCTCACTCGGTACAAAAGTCCAGTCACTGATTTTGAAGCCATATTTTGGGAATTCATAATGACTCTCATTTTGATGTTTGTGATTTGTGGAGCTGCTACTGATGATAGAGCG AACAAAGAGGTCGCTGGAGTTGCTATTGGAGTCACACTAGCGTTTGAAGTCCTCATTGCAGG GCCAATCACCGGAGCTTCTATGAATCCGGCAAGAAGTTTAGGCCCTGCTATAGTCTCAGGTGTCTATAAGAACCAATGGGTCTTTGTTATTGCCCCGATTCTTGGAGCCATGACAGCAACCGGGATATATAGCCTTCTCCGGCAACCAAAGCAGAGCACTAGAGTCTGA